TTTGTAAATATCTGATTTTAAGCATTGTTCAAATTTCAAGTGAGAAAGTAATGGATGTTTGATTTCACTGATTTGTGGATTGGTTTGCAGATTGGTTCATTGATGCTGTATTTTAATTTGTTCTGTTAGAATATAGATCCGGTTGGGCCTTCTCTAAGACCTTGAGGTTTTACAGGGACGGGGTTTCTTGACACGTTcatttctatatatattagtgacaGCCAAAAAAGAGTTAATGGGCTAGTACAAAACTTCAATTAAGGTCATTCATGTCAGAAAATGTACAAAATTTATGTGTTTACAGCAAGTTGTATCTGGTATCTTCAGCATTTGACAATTGACATACATAATTATAAGAAATAGAAAACTGAAAGCTTCCTCTGTCCTGAAATGGAGATATTACTATTTTTTCGTAAAAATTCGTAGCCGAAAATAAATACTCTGGCATTTCTAACTAAAGCCTTACATATAAAGATGCACACATGAATGACATGCCATCATATGTGCATCTTAAGTAGCTCTTCTTTTTTTGGTTGAAGGAGTAACACAAATCTGAATACCTAATATAAGTGCCGCTGCTTCAGTAGACTTGTACTGTGATGTTTCTCGACGAAGGTGTACCACAAAAGTATTCAACACTTAGTAGCGCCTCTGTGGTGGAGCTTCAGCAACACTCACCCGGATTTGTCTACCATCAAGGTCCTGCAGCATTGCAATTTATTAGAAAAGTCATTATAAAGTAATCAAAGGCTTTTTGTACTACTACTCATTTGCACAAAGTGAATGCAGTTTGAACATTGTGTTCGGACTATAGTCCTTGCAAACAAACATAGACATGTATGATCCTGTACTAAAAAAACATATATTAGAAATTCACAAAACAACACTTACAGCTCCATTCAGATTATCAATCGCACGGTTGACCTCATTAGATGAACCATAAGTCACGAAACCAAATCCCCTCGATCTACCAGTCTCTCTGTCGTAGACCACCTTTGCATCCACAACCTTCCCTTGCTCACTGAACAAGGTTTCAAGAGCCACATTATCAACATCCCAAGAAAGGTTTCCAACATAAAGCCTGTTGGTGTTGTCGAAACTTCTGCCGCCACCGCCTCCACCACCAGCACCACCCCTTGGTGATCTAAAAGAGTTCTCTTCTTTAGGAGGGGGAGGTCCAGAATTCACCCTCAATGCTCTGCCTTCAAGTTCCTGCCAAGTGCAATGGATTTTGTTTTGATGAGAACATAGAATTCCAAAGCACAACTTGAATTAACTTGAGGCATTCACAGAACAGAATAAAAAATATACATTATTTGTGGTATAATCTAACTTACATAACCATTGAACTGCTGAGCAGCTGCCTCAACTTCTTGAACTGTTGACATAGTCACAAACGCAAATCCACGACTTTTTCCAGTGAATTTGTCATATATAACCTACAAAAGATTACAAATTCGGTCAACTAACAAGTTACATACATCATACATTCCCTTAAGCATACAATTCCACCAAAACGAAACTGATACCCAATTAAAACACTTAATGTTGCATCatgaaataagaaaataattaaacaaGTACAAGATAGACTAGAAATCTAGTTGCCTACATTTACATCTCTAAGAACGCAAATGGCTATATGCAAACACACGTGACATGTACTTAAGTATTAATATTCTAAAACTGGTCACGTATTATATAAActcaagttaaaattttaaaactcttAGAACACGAGAATTAGCATCTACATAAGCAAATTTCACACTCTCAAGTTGGATAACCCAATTTCCCTAAAGTTTCCTTGAACAGACACTCAACTAACACAATTACATAACATACAAGCGcatatgaatcaagatagtcttTACAATCACACATATAAGTCATTTATAAACTAATATCGAGTAATCAAACTAACATAAAGCATCAATCTTTCTAAAACCCGGAAACAAAACACATAAATTTGAGCATGAACCTAAAGAAAAAGCACCTAAAGTATCAATcttttacaataaagaacaataCCCAGATAATAAAACACAAAACTGAGCAAGAACATAGATTAAAACTAACCTAAAGCATCAATcttttacaataaagaacaaacCCCAGTAAAGAAACACAAAATTGagcaagaacatagagaaacaGTAAGCTAAAGCATCAATcttttacaataaagaacaaaaCCCAGGAATAAAAACACAAAATTGAGCATGAACATCGAGTAAAACTAACCTAAAGCATCAATCTTTCACAATAAAGAACAAAACCCAGAAATAAAAACACAAAATTGAGCATGAGCATTGAGTAAAGGTAAGCTAAAACATCAATCTTTGACAATAAAGAACAATACCCAGAAATAAAAACACAAAATTGAGCAAGAACATAGAAATAAAGTAACCTAAAGCATCAATcttttacaataaagaacaaaaCCCAGAAATAAAAATCAAAACTTGAGCAGAATTATATAGTACCTCAACCATTTCGACAGTGCCAGCATTCCCAAACAAGTCAGCAAGAACTGCACTGTCGCAATTAAAAGGCAAGTTACCAACAAACAATTTAAGGTCAGGTGAGAAGCTCCTGTTATcctcatcttcatcttcatcaatgTCAGAAGAGAATGTAGTAACATCCTCATCAACAGCAACTTTCAACTTATTACACAAAGTGGGCTTAAAGATTTTAGTACCAGAACAAGATAAAGATAAGGATAAGGTTGGTGTGAAAAAAGAAACAAAGTTGAGGTTTGAAGAGTGAAGAGGTGTTTTAGGAGTGAGGTTAAGGAAGTGAAGTGAAGACGCAGTTGTGGTTGAGACAGACATTGTAAGAAAAATGAGTTGAAGATAATGTAATGAGAGGGTTGAGAAGAAGGGTTGGCTGCTGTTGAAATGGTGTGAATAATTGTTGAGGAGGGAGAGAGATGGGTTTTATAGAAAGGGGAAGGGATAAGAGAGGTTTTAAGCAAGTTGGGAGAGAGGGAAATTAGGGTTGCATTATTGTTTTTCAATCTTTGGGTTTTTGTTACCTATGGTAAAAGTAAAACTAGTCAAGTTCATTTTTTTACGGGACGTGACGGTTTCGGGTTTCGGATCTTGTTCGTGATTTCGGGTTGGGCTAGTTGGGTTCGAGTCCACAAATCAAGTTGAGTTCGGGTAAAAAtacatttaaattatatttttatgatTTGGTCTTGTAAAATTTTATTGTTTTTCCACTTTGATTCTAACAGATCACGGTAATCTAGCGTGTACACAAGAACTCAGTTTTCTGCACTACACTACCAGAATTCTATCGTCTTTCAGTTGAATGAATGTGTTTAGAACTTCAGTGTGTCGAGGAGATGTGTGTTTTGACATTTTTCAGGAGCATTTGTTATGCAGTTAATTAGAAGAATGTTTGTATTGGAAAAATGTCCTTTGTCCTTTGTCCAAAAATACACTATTTATggttatatttttaattttatttgacAATCTTTACACATTTTAAATTATTCTGAGTTTGTATATCAGTTCTGTTCTTACCATGGCTACCAATTATCATCTGACAAAAAATTAAGCTTAAAATTCCCCCATCTGGTGTGTCCCTAGGGTTTGTAATTTAATTCATAGATTCAGATTGTATAACTATCATTTGTCCAGAATATAAGATGTTTACTGTGATGACATTCCTCTGCAAAATTTAACAAGGGTTTCACACTTTCACCTGGAAGAACTGTCCACAAGAACTTGCAACCCTAGAAAGTAGATTGTGTTTCTTCCTATCATCAGCTGCAGAACCTTTTTTTTTGGTTTCAAATGATATTCAAGGAACTAAGGATGAAATTCTAGACAAAAGCAGGGATTAAAAACTGAAGAAAATTTTGCCAGCAATAATGTTAAGAACAGTACTAAATATAACCACAATCCCATTTCAGCTACAAAAAGTCACTGCATGGTTATACAAAGTGCATATGATATCAAGAACTACATGCACTATATGGAAAGTTTTAAATTGAACATCAGTATTCAGTAACATCCAATATAGCTTGTTCAGTTGGTCTATAACTGTCTTCTCAAATTATGGGATACTAAATAGTGTTACGACTGATCAGAGGAATATTTTAAAGAGAATTACAGCAAGTCCTAGTAGAGGCAAAAACTTTGAAGAAAGACCTTGGAAATGATTAGGAAGTTTCTAATTTGATGGTGAAATCATAATCAAGGGAGATGGCAAATGTGAGATCAATTCATTCATAAATCTCCTACTAAATTTAAGTTGGCGATTAGACAGTTTACATATAGACTTAACTATCTACACAGCTACAATAGAAACCAAACAGGATGCAACTGCACAAGTCTGTGGTGTCTGTTAGACTGCAAGAAACTTGGCTTTATTTATATTCCATCCAAAAATGTATAACATACTATTATATCATTGGGAAGAAAGAGACCGGAATTGCAAAAGAGCAATAGACACAGTGTGAAGAAAAAAACTAACAATTACGACGAGATATAGATAGCTTCAGAAGTAAATGCAATTTAATCCCCGAGAAAAAAAATGGTAGAAGCATTGGTTACTCCAATTATGTTCACTACATGCAATTCCTATGAGATGATCATATGAAAGAATCAAAAACAGAAAATGCTGATATTTAGGTCCTGTAATCATGTATTGAATTGACACTTCATGAAACTAAGTCCAATATTTGTACCTGATATAACACTTCAGGTCACAACCAATTATGAGAATGATGCCTGCTTACAAGTATAAAATAAAACTTCTCATCTAAGAAGACTAACAATTTAACTTCTAGATGCTAGTACGAGTTTCATTCCACAAGATTCGCAATGGAAATATTTGATTTATGTTGCAGAAATCAAAACTCAACCAAAAACAGGAAAATGTTAACCAATTCTTACAAAAATACTCAGCTAAGCATTTTGAAGATATCAAACTTTTGCTAAAAGGATCAAGTAGAGTGTTACCAAGAAAACTCTTGGAATGAGTTTAATGAAAaacaaaaacacattaaaacaaaTTCATGCCACTTATTCTGTTGCTGAAGAAATCTTGTCACACCCTAGGGAGAAATTTAGCCAATAAATTTTACCTTTGAACTAGAAAGACAAAATTTGGGCTATGATAAAATCTACGAAGCCATGGCTTCTCGTTTCTTGCCTTTCTTGCttccaagtgttttattcttTCCCTTGATCATCCTTGAGAGGACATCTGCTTGTTTTGTGTTACCCTGCTCGTTTAGGCTCTTAATTAGTTCCTCACAGCTACTCCAATCTGTGGTGCCCCCTTTTTCCATTATTTTACATAAGATGGAATATGCATTAAGAGTCTTCCCAGCTGTTAACAAGGAATCCAGCACCTTTTCGTAGCTTGAAAAATCAATGTTCAATTCTCTTTCCAAACAAAAGTCTACAAGCTTTAAAGCAGCAATGGTCTTTCCTTTTTCACATAGTACAGACAACAGACTATCCACATCAGGTGCACATCCGCTATGCACCAGTAGCTCAATTCGTCCAATGGCTTCCTCAACATGACCCCTCAGGAGAAGAGCTTCCAATATCTTGCCAACTACGTCCATGTGCTCTTTCACCCCCTTGTCCAACATAGCTTGCATGACACGACTTGCTGTCTGAACCCTTCCATCTTCAAATAAACTCTCCATTACTGACCTATACAAAGATGAATCTGGAAGATGTCCATTTTCAATCATACTATCCAGAGCTGATTTAGCATCAGCTGGTTCACCTTTTGTCAAATAGCTCTCAGTGAGAAGCTTATACGCGCTTGCTTCTGAAGGAATTTGTCTCCTAACCATTATCTTAATAAGTTCAAAGGCAGAATCAGGGTTCCCTTCCTTTGAGTGACCACGGATCAGATTATTGAAGGCAATTGGATCCTTAACACCCACTTTCATCAGCTGCCGGAACAGAGTTTCAGCTTTGTTTGTTTTTCCATTGTTGCAGAGATACTCAATCATGGGGTTGTAAGCGGTAGGCTCCATATCCGACACACTCTGTTGCCCCAATATAATTTCCTTCTCAATAAGCTTATCAACCAAGTTTTCAGCTTTATCATAGACCCCAGCCTTGCACAAATGCTCAATCAAGATACCATAATGTCCAGCCTCTGTTGGAATACTCAGTCTAATCATCGCTTTGAGCACATCAGCAGCTGCATCCAAATCACCCACCTCGCATTGACTCAACATTAACCTTCGGAAAATGGAATTATCCGTGGGATTAATATAATTTGTCACCATCTCCTTCAAAATTGTCCTAGCCTCGGGCATCTTCTTGGCATCACATAACCCTGGCAATAAAGTTGAGTATGTAATAGCATTTGGGTTCATGCCAGAACTTTTCATTTCTTCCAAAATTTCTAACCCTTTGTCAACTTTCCCAGCCTCCACGTACCCTTTAAGCATGGTGGTATAAGTAATCACATTACGAACTATATTTCTTTCCTTCATCTCTGCAAAATATTTCTCAGCTTCCTCCACTTTCTTAATCCTACAATAACCATTAATCATAGTATTGTAAGTGACATCATCAGGCGAAATCTCCCGGCCTTTCATCTCCTCAAAGAACCTATTCGCACTCTCAAACCTTTTTGAAAGAAAGAACCCCCAAATCATCACATTATACGTATGAACTGTTGGAACTATCCCTTCACCCAACATCTTATTGAAATACCTTTTCGCCATCATATACCTTCCTCGCCTCATTAACACCTTAAACAAAAAATTATAAGTCTTAACACTCTTCGGAACCCCCAACTCCGTCATTTTCTGAAACAACTTCACACTCTCCTGAACAATGCCCGCCTTACCATAACTATCAATCAACATAACAAACAAATCCTCGTCCCACTCGACACCCTTCGTAGGCATATCTAACAAAATACACCTAGCATGATTAAGCTTCGACGCGCGTCCTAGAATCTCAATAATCTTACAATGTGTCCCCCTATCATGCTTAAACAACCCCGCACGCTCAACCCACCTAAAGAACTGAAGCGCGTGCTCAGCATTTCGAGCACTATGCAATACATTATAAACCAATTCATAATCAAATTCAGTAACTAAACTACGAATAGAGTTCTGTAAACGAGTAGTCCAAGCTCTATTAGCCATCATTCTACAAATAATTTCAACATTTTCTTGATACTTAGGCTTATTAGGCTTATTACCTCTTGGAGCTCTTCTCATGGGCCTCTCTAATCCACCATCTTCAACACAAATTCCTCTCATGGGCCTCTCTAAATCAACTTCTTGGACATGGGTTTCTTGAATTGGGCTCAAATCAGTGAAGATCACATCATTCTTGATTAATGGGTCAGCAGATAAAGAACAAAAAGGTAGAGTCTTTAGTGAAGAGGGGTATAAAGATTTGTAAAGATTGAATTGAGATGACTTTGAAATGGTGATAAAAGACATTTTCTTGAAAAATCTTGAAGAAATTGATGTAAAGTTTAGATCTTTATGGTTAAAATGAGAGAGTGTTTGTGGGTTTTAGGGTTCATAGAGAGGAGTGATAGATACAAGATCTGTATCTCATGTTTTGTGCAAGTGTAGCTGCAAAACTAGGGTTTAAGCTTGTTTTGTGTATATCAATATTAGtcatgtaatatatatatatatatatatatatatatatatatataaaatataagaTTTTATTTAAACTAATATTTTGTTTCTAAAAAAACAGGTTTTGGAATTTTATCCCGCTGCAGTAAACAGGTCGGGTACGACCCTCTCTCGTCCCGATAATTTCTTAGAAAAGTTATTCGATAATTTCTTAAAACAGTTACTTATTTATAAGGTTATAAGTTATGTGTATAGAAGGGacttgaaatttatttattttaataatattaatgCAAAATATTTTGATTTTGACATATTGGAAAATCAGTTTTTAAAAAAGTGATATTATTAACAATATGCATTTAATTATTGTTatcattatttattattattatttaaaaaatcgttataaatacaccGAATTCGGATCTTTTGTAAAAGCTTATTTACAATAGCATTTTAGCTCATAACACAAAAGATTATACTGAAATATGATAGTAACTCGTTAATTTATACTCTTTATAATATTCGCTCCAAAATTTTTTTTTGCAATTCTTGATTTTGAAATGATGTTGCAGTGTGCGGGTGTACACGGTTCGGATTAACCGACCAACCCGATCCAAACTTACGCTATTTCATCCGATCCAAATCGAATTTTTTTAAACCGAATATAATTGGATTGAAAAACGGTAAACCCGATTTAAATGGGTTGAATAtgggtttcgattttttttaaccGAACCAACTCAACCCGATTAgaaaatatatatacattaataTGTTACCTTAGTTGTCTATCCTGATGATGGCGAAGTTTCGAAGGTTACAGATTAAGTATGGTTAACAATTTAAGTTTCTGTAGAATTCAGTTCAATTAAAGTCCCACCTATATAATGGAGCAGtttagtgtatatatatatatacattcatgACTGCTTCTTTTATTCTAATGATTTTGCTTTTGGAtttcaaaacaaaaaaaaatacaAACGGATACAAATTAAAAAGTTActtgtttattattgcataaaTATTAGTTACTTGTTTGTTTTTTAACCCGAACACTCCAACCCAAACCGATCCGAACCGAAGTACGTTAAATGTGtttgattataaatttatattttatggGTTGGTTTGAAAATTTATAAACCCGATTTAATTGGTTTGGGTTATTAAAATCTCCGAACCCGACCTACCCGAACCGTGTACACCCTAGTTGCAGACTGAATtgtaataataaaaaaaattgagaGTTCTAgcattatttaaaaaaaaatcatttataaTTACAAGTCACTTGTGCACACACAAGTTCGAATTATATTCATAACTCACTCTCCTAATTTGTAAAAAAAACAGTATGACAAAAAATGTATATCACTTCTATATGATCATAGAGTATGTTCACATTGCATTGCAGGGTAATATTTACAACAGTATTGAGAATCAGAGGGACAAGTATAGTTATATCTAACTGTACAAACATTTTACAGATATCTGTTGTATAGTATTCTCATTTCTCTCAAGTTTTTCGAAAAATGTCTACAATTGTGACCAAAAGAATGAACTTGAACTTTCCTGCAGTGACCATCAAACCAAAAACTGCAACTGTGGATAGTCCATAACAAATATCAGGCTGTCGTCCACCTCATATCAAGATGTATCACTCCATTTCTCGAGTTAATAAGATAGAATTTCTCGTTGATCCGACAGTTGTCAACTACATCGGCCAGATTAATACGAACATGCCCCAGTGATTCCTGCATCCGACATggaattaattttgaatattgCTAATGTGAAATAAAACAGTTGAAAGCAAGATTGAGATGACTAATATATTGTATACTATGATCATACCTTGAACTTGAAAGATAACCTTTTTGTACTTATGATTTCTACGTAAATCACATCATTTATAGGAGCCTCATCTAACATAAATTGAAATTCTTCCTCCCAAGTTGGGTCACGGGTTTTCTTGATTGTCTGGTAAAAATCGCAATAATCCAAAAGTTAATCTATATGTAATCAAGCTTCAGTTGATATAGAAATGACTACAGTAACCACTACAGTTATAGGCGACATTGTTTCTGTAAGTTCACCTTTGTTTTTTTTATCTCTCCTCTAAAAACAACCAAAGCAGAAGGATTGGTGTGGTGCTTTCCCTCAACATCTTCTGCACCTACAACTGT
The sequence above is drawn from the Apium graveolens cultivar Ventura chromosome 2, ASM990537v1, whole genome shotgun sequence genome and encodes:
- the LOC141708983 gene encoding 29 kDa ribonucleoprotein A, chloroplastic-like, with the translated sequence MSVSTTTASSLHFLNLTPKTPLHSSNLNFVSFFTPTLSLSLSCSGTKIFKPTLCNKLKVAVDEDVTTFSSDIDEDEDEDNRSFSPDLKLFVGNLPFNCDSAVLADLFGNAGTVEMVEVIYDKFTGKSRGFAFVTMSTVQEVEAAAQQFNGYELEGRALRVNSGPPPPKEENSFRSPRGGAGGGGGGGRSFDNTNRLYVGNLSWDVDNVALETLFSEQGKVVDAKVVYDRETGRSRGFGFVTYGSSNEVNRAIDNLNGADLDGRQIRVSVAEAPPQRRY
- the LOC141708982 gene encoding large ribosomal subunit protein mL102 (rPPR5)-like → MSFITISKSSQFNLYKSLYPSSLKTLPFCSLSADPLIKNDVIFTDLSPIQETHVQEVDLERPMRGICVEDGGLERPMRRAPRGNKPNKPKYQENVEIICRMMANRAWTTRLQNSIRSLVTEFDYELVYNVLHSARNAEHALQFFRWVERAGLFKHDRGTHCKIIEILGRASKLNHARCILLDMPTKGVEWDEDLFVMLIDSYGKAGIVQESVKLFQKMTELGVPKSVKTYNFLFKVLMRRGRYMMAKRYFNKMLGEGIVPTVHTYNVMIWGFFLSKRFESANRFFEEMKGREISPDDVTYNTMINGYCRIKKVEEAEKYFAEMKERNIVRNVITYTTMLKGYVEAGKVDKGLEILEEMKSSGMNPNAITYSTLLPGLCDAKKMPEARTILKEMVTNYINPTDNSIFRRLMLSQCEVGDLDAAADVLKAMIRLSIPTEAGHYGILIEHLCKAGVYDKAENLVDKLIEKEIILGQQSVSDMEPTAYNPMIEYLCNNGKTNKAETLFRQLMKVGVKDPIAFNNLIRGHSKEGNPDSAFELIKIMVRRQIPSEASAYKLLTESYLTKGEPADAKSALDSMIENGHLPDSSLYRSVMESLFEDGRVQTASRVMQAMLDKGVKEHMDVVGKILEALLLRGHVEEAIGRIELLVHSGCAPDVDSLLSVLCEKGKTIAALKLVDFCLERELNIDFSSYEKVLDSLLTAGKTLNAYSILCKIMEKGGTTDWSSCEELIKSLNEQGNTKQADVLSRMIKGKNKTLGSKKGKKREAMAS